A region from the Phycisphaeraceae bacterium genome encodes:
- a CDS encoding dihydroorotate dehydrogenase: protein MTRSTSPSASTDPKPASGSVSLAVNLAGLELANPMMTASGTCGYGYEYADFTDLSRLGAFVTKSITAEPRKGNEALRIVETRGGMLNAIGLANVGLQAFLDEKLPLLRKLRQSGPKIIVNVAGHCMEDYVSVCGRVAAEPDVDAIELNVSCPNVKDGLTFGTDPRLLQELVREVRRAMVKRVKLIVKLSPNVGDIVLTARAAVEGGTDILSMINTYTAMAIDIHKRRPRIANGTGGLSGPAIKPLAVYLTHRVYRGVARDARVPIIGMGGIQYWQDAAEFLLAGASGLAVGTAMFVDPSTPLNITQGLSEYLARQGCRSISEIVGTLRLHGET, encoded by the coding sequence ATGACACGATCGACCTCACCATCAGCCTCGACCGATCCAAAGCCCGCGTCTGGGAGCGTGAGCCTTGCGGTGAATCTTGCCGGCCTCGAACTGGCGAACCCGATGATGACGGCTTCGGGTACCTGCGGCTACGGCTACGAATACGCGGACTTCACCGACCTTTCCCGGCTGGGTGCCTTCGTCACCAAGTCGATCACCGCTGAACCACGCAAGGGGAATGAAGCGTTGCGCATCGTTGAGACGCGCGGCGGCATGCTCAACGCCATCGGACTGGCGAATGTCGGTCTTCAGGCATTCCTCGATGAAAAACTGCCGCTACTGCGCAAGCTGCGCCAGAGCGGGCCGAAGATCATCGTCAACGTCGCCGGTCACTGCATGGAGGATTACGTAAGCGTCTGCGGACGGGTCGCTGCTGAGCCTGATGTGGACGCCATCGAGCTCAACGTCTCCTGCCCGAATGTGAAAGACGGCCTGACGTTTGGAACGGACCCGCGATTACTTCAGGAGCTCGTCCGTGAAGTTCGCCGCGCGATGGTCAAGCGGGTGAAACTCATCGTTAAGCTGTCACCCAATGTCGGCGACATCGTGCTGACCGCCCGTGCAGCCGTCGAAGGCGGCACCGATATCCTGAGCATGATCAACACCTACACGGCGATGGCGATCGACATTCACAAGCGACGCCCGCGCATCGCCAACGGTACCGGCGGATTATCCGGCCCGGCGATCAAACCGCTGGCGGTCTATCTGACGCACCGCGTTTACCGCGGCGTGGCACGCGACGCCAGAGTGCCGATCATCGGTATGGGCGGTATTCAATACTGGCAGGATGCGGCGGAGTTCCTGCTCGCCGGTGCGTCGGGCTTGGCTGTCGGCACCGCGATGTTCGTCGATCCTTCCACGCCGTTGAACATCACGCAGGGACTTAGCGAGTACCTCGCACGGCAGGGCTGCCGGTCGATCAGCGAAATCGTCGGTACGCTGCGGCTCCACGGCGAGACATAA
- a CDS encoding Gfo/Idh/MocA family oxidoreductase, with protein MLNVAIVGLGGIGNNHAECYKKNANTKLVAVCDIIKERADKAAAAHNAQAFYSVADMLKSGVKIDAASVTTAGRENGGDHYQPTMELLAAGIPVLGEKPISNEVPKAREMVELAKKKNLPYGINLNHRFTPASKRAREWMQAGRLGEINMISMFMWINNPNETAEHFHIRALHPHSIDVMRYFCGDVKRVHAFFKKGPGRKCWSNVHVNMQFESGVIGHLMGSYDGGGPGHQWSLERCEVMGQDARFVLTDACEVLEFQPRKSIETETYRYLGGMRSFGETFPSRINAWIDDLMNKTPIDKIDAKGEDALKAQLVIEAAVESWDKGTVVEVK; from the coding sequence ATGCTTAACGTCGCGATTGTCGGCCTCGGTGGTATCGGAAACAACCACGCCGAGTGCTACAAGAAGAACGCCAACACCAAGCTCGTCGCCGTCTGCGACATCATTAAGGAGCGTGCCGACAAAGCTGCCGCGGCACACAACGCGCAGGCGTTTTACTCCGTCGCCGACATGCTCAAGAGCGGCGTGAAGATCGATGCCGCCAGTGTCACCACTGCCGGCCGGGAGAACGGCGGAGACCACTACCAGCCCACGATGGAACTCCTCGCCGCCGGGATTCCCGTCCTCGGTGAGAAACCCATCTCCAATGAAGTACCCAAGGCACGCGAGATGGTCGAGCTGGCGAAGAAGAAAAACCTGCCCTACGGCATCAACCTCAATCACCGCTTCACACCCGCGTCCAAACGCGCCAGGGAATGGATGCAGGCCGGACGGCTCGGTGAGATCAACATGATCAGCATGTTCATGTGGATCAACAATCCCAACGAGACGGCAGAACACTTCCACATTCGGGCGCTTCACCCGCACTCGATCGACGTGATGCGCTACTTCTGCGGAGACGTGAAACGGGTTCATGCCTTCTTCAAAAAAGGCCCCGGCCGCAAGTGCTGGTCAAACGTCCACGTGAACATGCAATTCGAGTCGGGCGTGATCGGTCACCTCATGGGCAGCTATGACGGCGGCGGTCCAGGCCACCAGTGGAGTCTGGAGCGATGCGAAGTCATGGGACAGGACGCACGATTCGTCCTCACCGATGCGTGTGAAGTGCTGGAGTTCCAGCCGCGAAAGAGCATCGAAACCGAGACGTACCGATACCTCGGCGGCATGCGCAGCTTCGGTGAGACTTTCCCGTCTCGCATCAACGCATGGATCGACGACCTCATGAATAAGACCCCGATCGACAAGATTGACGCCAAGGGCGAAGACGCGCTCAAGGCTCAACTGGTCATCGAAGCGGCTGTCGAATCCTGGGACAAGGGAACCGTCGTCGAGGTGAAGTAA
- a CDS encoding Gfo/Idh/MocA family oxidoreductase, which yields MLRVGVIGLGMMGNTHLDVYAKRTDVQVVAISDANPRRLSGEERAAGNIEGQAKASFDINAVKKYEEGKKLIRDKSIDIVDICLPTPLHARYLKYALKAGKHVMLEKPVARTAKEALRLVKLTQKTDRMVMVGMCMRFWPGWTWLKDAVQNQTYGKVYAAQFRRVANHPGGAFYSDGEQCGGAILDLHIHDTDFIQYLFGMPRAVQSVGYTKLTGHTDHVMTRYIYEGPNAPPMVVAEGGWVMSPGFGFSMRYTVNFEKATAIFDLDSKDVLTLVENGQRRGIPLEQAMGYEKEIDYFINCVKTGQKPSIVTVESAANSVKIVEAEIKSVRKNKTVKIK from the coding sequence ATGCTACGAGTCGGAGTCATCGGCCTGGGAATGATGGGGAATACACACCTGGACGTTTACGCCAAGCGCACCGACGTGCAGGTGGTGGCGATCAGCGATGCCAACCCGCGCCGATTGTCGGGTGAGGAACGCGCTGCGGGAAACATCGAGGGACAAGCGAAGGCATCCTTCGACATCAACGCCGTCAAAAAGTACGAGGAAGGGAAGAAACTGATCCGCGACAAGTCGATCGACATCGTGGATATCTGCCTGCCCACGCCGCTGCACGCCCGGTACCTCAAGTACGCACTCAAGGCGGGCAAGCATGTGATGCTCGAAAAGCCCGTAGCTCGGACAGCTAAGGAAGCGTTGCGACTGGTGAAGCTGACGCAGAAGACGGATCGGATGGTGATGGTCGGAATGTGCATGCGTTTCTGGCCCGGTTGGACCTGGCTCAAGGATGCGGTGCAGAATCAAACCTATGGCAAGGTCTATGCGGCTCAATTCCGCCGCGTTGCCAATCATCCCGGCGGGGCGTTTTACAGCGATGGTGAGCAGTGCGGCGGGGCGATCCTCGATCTGCATATCCACGATACCGACTTCATCCAATATCTATTCGGCATGCCTCGTGCGGTGCAGAGCGTCGGTTACACCAAGCTTACCGGCCACACCGATCACGTGATGACGCGATACATCTATGAAGGTCCGAACGCGCCGCCGATGGTCGTCGCCGAGGGCGGCTGGGTCATGTCGCCGGGTTTTGGATTCTCGATGCGCTACACGGTCAACTTTGAAAAAGCGACCGCGATATTCGATCTGGACAGCAAGGATGTGCTGACACTGGTGGAGAACGGCCAGCGTCGCGGTATTCCGCTGGAACAGGCGATGGGCTACGAGAAAGAGATCGACTACTTCATCAACTGTGTAAAGACCGGACAGAAGCCCTCGATCGTGACGGTCGAGTCGGCGGCGAACTCGGTGAAGATCGTCGAAGCGGAAATCAAGAGCGTCCGCAAAAACAAGACGGTGAAAATCAAGTAA
- the rlmN gene encoding 23S rRNA (adenine(2503)-C(2))-methyltransferase RlmN translates to MEPRPHIFNLDPESLSELLQGWGMAKFRSTQVLEWVYRRHVVNPAEMTNISASDRLLLSERMRFLAGTTLSHQVASDGVQKLLIDWSRPQREVVPDSDKVEPNLISANAPLLRVIDHEQRDSNLHTECVMIPAESADSGTERRTACISSQVGCPVGCRFCASGIGGLDGNLTAGQIVEQVWRLGALDGVERISNVVFMGMGEPLANFDNVTRAIRTLMADWGLGISGRRITISTVGLPAQIRRLADLELPVTLALSLHAPDDDLRRKLIPWAEYVTIAQLIEACGYYFAKTGREITLEYILLGGVNDQPEHAHKLTQIARRLRANINLIRYNEVKGMPFSRPAGDDVHQFQAILRKAGVNTHIRASRGRDISAACGQLRHEHQTSATANSASGISGH, encoded by the coding sequence ATGGAACCGCGCCCGCATATTTTCAACCTCGACCCGGAATCACTTTCCGAACTGCTCCAGGGCTGGGGGATGGCCAAGTTTCGCTCGACGCAGGTGCTCGAATGGGTTTACCGCCGACATGTCGTAAATCCCGCAGAGATGACCAACATCTCAGCCTCTGACCGCCTTTTGCTTTCCGAGCGGATGAGGTTTCTCGCGGGAACCACGCTCTCCCATCAGGTCGCCTCGGACGGCGTACAAAAACTCCTGATCGACTGGAGCCGACCGCAGCGCGAAGTTGTGCCGGATTCCGACAAGGTCGAGCCGAACCTGATTTCCGCAAACGCTCCCCTGCTGCGAGTGATCGATCACGAGCAACGCGATTCAAACCTCCATACCGAGTGTGTGATGATCCCTGCGGAAAGTGCTGACTCCGGCACCGAGCGCAGAACCGCGTGCATCTCCAGCCAAGTTGGCTGCCCGGTTGGTTGTCGATTTTGCGCTTCGGGTATCGGCGGACTCGACGGCAATCTTACGGCTGGTCAGATTGTCGAGCAGGTCTGGCGACTTGGCGCGTTGGACGGCGTGGAGCGCATCTCCAATGTCGTGTTCATGGGCATGGGCGAACCACTGGCGAACTTCGACAATGTCACACGGGCGATCAGAACGCTCATGGCCGATTGGGGACTGGGGATTTCCGGTCGGAGGATCACCATCAGCACGGTCGGCCTGCCTGCGCAAATCCGTCGATTGGCAGACCTGGAGTTGCCGGTCACGCTGGCGTTGTCGCTCCATGCGCCCGACGATGATCTGCGACGAAAGCTCATACCTTGGGCTGAGTATGTCACGATCGCGCAGCTCATCGAGGCGTGCGGCTATTACTTTGCAAAGACCGGCCGCGAAATCACTCTGGAATACATCCTGCTCGGTGGCGTTAACGATCAACCTGAGCACGCTCACAAACTCACCCAGATCGCCCGGCGGCTTCGTGCCAACATCAACCTCATCCGTTACAACGAAGTCAAAGGCATGCCCTTCAGCCGGCCGGCCGGAGATGATGTCCATCAATTCCAGGCGATCCTCCGCAAGGCAGGGGTCAACACCCACATCCGCGCCAGCCGCGGTCGTGATATCTCAGCTGCGTGCGGGCAACTTCGTCACGAACATCAAACCTCCGCGACTGCTAATTCTGCATCAGGAATCAGCGGGCACTGA
- a CDS encoding metallopeptidase family protein → MLSSAQRRQFDSLLDQIMSELPGHLLELMEEIPLIVEDEPSRVVLDEMGINPRTTDLCGLHWGIPITQRSVSQSGTLPDRMMLFRGPIMRVAGRRGQQLEGQIRITLLHEIGHHFGLDEDDLAALGYA, encoded by the coding sequence ATGCTTTCGTCCGCGCAACGCCGACAGTTCGACTCGCTGCTCGATCAGATCATGAGCGAGTTGCCCGGTCATCTCCTGGAACTGATGGAGGAGATTCCGTTGATCGTGGAGGATGAGCCGTCGCGCGTTGTGCTTGATGAGATGGGCATCAACCCGCGCACAACCGATCTCTGCGGTCTGCACTGGGGCATCCCAATCACCCAGCGGAGCGTATCGCAGTCGGGGACGCTGCCCGACCGGATGATGCTTTTCCGCGGGCCGATCATGCGTGTCGCCGGTCGGCGAGGGCAGCAGTTGGAGGGGCAAATCCGCATTACGCTGTTGCACGAGATCGGCCACCACTTCGGCCTCGACGAGGATGACCTAGCGGCTCTCGGCTACGCCTGA
- a CDS encoding efflux RND transporter periplasmic adaptor subunit, translated as MKTRIAIIFCFLAGLALVGGVAAFRSSGLREKVAPSVIRPAVVRCAPLQERPYSVTESFHGLIQANIRIDMAFQIAGRLAQLGSSKDKTIKEMDSVEPGQVLAQLEPLRYEAALQEAKAREQEAKAAQDAANAQIADAKARAEDAAQELGRLKKMGAAGAANTYEIDKAQTAVKVANAQLDAALAKLAAATAVYQSARATGNVANINLDDATLKSPIRGLVAAVPVDVGQMVSPSQPIITLVDLSKVKLVVGVVERKLPLLKKDQKVQVEVQALASDVDAAKALKGDTTMREGTIAIVPPAADPATGLFNVEIELANADGRLRPGMIGKAVVCVSEKKAIAIPAEAASRVGDQYYAFFIGDGYQTGLNLGQLGQSSINVPMTVAHRVAFKPVMVDRDFYLLADLPQGFDRLIVEGQTRLTDGQTVRIIEPMAAGESNR; from the coding sequence ATGAAAACACGTATTGCCATCATCTTTTGTTTCCTTGCGGGACTTGCCTTAGTCGGGGGGGTTGCCGCTTTTCGTTCATCCGGTTTGCGGGAAAAGGTCGCCCCTTCGGTGATCCGGCCGGCGGTGGTCCGCTGTGCTCCGCTCCAAGAGAGGCCGTACAGCGTCACCGAGTCGTTTCACGGCCTGATTCAGGCGAATATCCGCATTGACATGGCTTTCCAGATCGCGGGACGGCTGGCGCAGCTAGGCTCCAGCAAGGACAAGACGATCAAGGAAATGGATTCGGTTGAGCCGGGACAGGTTCTCGCTCAGCTTGAGCCGCTTCGGTACGAAGCAGCTTTGCAGGAGGCTAAGGCTCGTGAGCAGGAGGCCAAGGCCGCTCAGGATGCTGCCAACGCCCAGATCGCTGATGCCAAGGCCCGCGCGGAGGATGCCGCCCAGGAGTTGGGCCGCCTGAAAAAAATGGGCGCGGCCGGCGCAGCCAACACATACGAGATCGATAAAGCTCAGACCGCGGTGAAGGTTGCCAATGCCCAGTTGGATGCCGCCCTTGCAAAGCTCGCCGCCGCCACCGCGGTGTACCAGTCCGCCCGTGCGACCGGAAACGTCGCCAACATCAACCTCGATGACGCCACGCTCAAGTCTCCGATCCGAGGGCTGGTCGCGGCGGTACCCGTGGATGTCGGTCAGATGGTCAGCCCGTCTCAGCCGATCATCACCCTCGTCGATTTGAGCAAGGTGAAACTTGTCGTCGGCGTGGTTGAACGAAAACTTCCTCTGCTGAAAAAAGATCAGAAGGTTCAGGTGGAGGTTCAGGCGCTGGCCAGCGATGTGGATGCCGCCAAAGCGCTCAAGGGTGACACCACGATGCGCGAAGGGACGATTGCGATCGTCCCGCCCGCAGCTGATCCGGCGACAGGGCTGTTTAATGTCGAAATCGAATTGGCGAATGCGGATGGCCGTCTAAGGCCCGGCATGATCGGTAAGGCAGTGGTCTGCGTCAGCGAAAAAAAGGCGATTGCGATTCCAGCGGAAGCGGCGTCTCGTGTCGGAGACCAGTATTACGCCTTTTTCATTGGCGATGGTTATCAAACGGGGTTGAATCTCGGGCAGCTCGGCCAAAGCTCGATCAATGTTCCCATGACGGTGGCCCACCGTGTAGCGTTTAAGCCGGTGATGGTTGACCGTGATTTCTACCTGCTGGCGGATCTGCCGCAAGGTTTTGATCGCCTGATCGTCGAGGGTCAGACGAGACTGACGGATGGTCAGACGGTTCGGATCATCGAGCCGATGGCCGCTGGGGAATCCAACCGTTAG
- a CDS encoding sugar phosphate isomerase/epimerase has translation MIKCISYWSMKDGLSNTHPVDDALRQAKDAGFEGMEVSVGTDGVLNTQTSQKDCEKIRAAAAKLKLKVETAGVGITWGINPLSNDASTRKKSIELHAAALQRCAWLGVKSMLMVPGVVKSPISPDLVRYDHALSRLRDGVKTLLETAEKVGVELCLENVWNGLFYSPVEFAAFVDSIKSDKLGIYFDVGNVLGYHQHPPHWIELLGKRIKRIHVKDYTENFNWTGGYSFCALGAGQVPWPETMAAIRAIGYDKTLVAELLPWDPANLARTSAAMDVIMKL, from the coding sequence GTGATTAAATGTATCAGCTATTGGTCGATGAAAGACGGCTTGTCGAATACGCACCCGGTCGATGATGCCCTGCGCCAGGCGAAAGATGCCGGCTTTGAGGGCATGGAAGTTTCCGTTGGGACCGATGGCGTCCTCAACACGCAGACCAGCCAAAAAGACTGCGAAAAAATCCGCGCCGCTGCCGCCAAGCTGAAGCTGAAGGTGGAAACGGCGGGGGTCGGCATCACCTGGGGCATCAATCCGCTTTCCAACGATGCCTCCACTCGAAAAAAATCCATCGAGTTGCACGCAGCTGCGCTGCAACGCTGTGCCTGGCTGGGCGTCAAGTCGATGCTCATGGTCCCCGGCGTGGTCAAGAGTCCGATCTCGCCCGACCTGGTCCGCTACGACCACGCCTTGTCACGCCTGCGTGACGGCGTGAAAACATTACTCGAAACTGCGGAAAAGGTCGGCGTCGAGCTGTGTCTCGAAAACGTATGGAACGGCCTGTTCTACTCGCCGGTGGAGTTCGCAGCTTTTGTGGATTCGATCAAGAGTGACAAGCTGGGCATTTACTTCGATGTGGGTAATGTGCTCGGTTACCACCAGCACCCGCCTCATTGGATCGAATTGCTGGGCAAGCGGATCAAGCGGATCCATGTCAAGGATTACACGGAAAACTTCAACTGGACCGGCGGGTACTCGTTCTGTGCGCTGGGTGCTGGTCAGGTACCCTGGCCGGAGACGATGGCCGCGATCCGCGCGATCGGCTATGACAAGACGCTGGTGGCGGAACTGCTCCCGTGGGATCCGGCAAACCTTGCCCGTACCAGCGCTGCAATGGATGTCATCATGAAGCTCTGA
- a CDS encoding sugar phosphate isomerase/epimerase, translated as MKLGVNSVLFGGFDLETAFKYTAACGYDAIELSAIDGMSQHIDLNQWREQAPAIKDLSQKYNLPITAMEQPSQDPARMELAFKAAQAIGIPIINCGPGGKSDDESTFGPVIESLKKLADMAQNHGVTLCVKAHVGSVVYNTPTTLRLLEAIQSPSFGLDMDPSHIHRANENPVEAISAVVKRIKHVHIRDCKGREKGPGTPALQANGRGDIDLINYIRVLHQSGYQGPVNLEVIGAKQLELPLCVAVAAESRGHMQACLQACGAR; from the coding sequence ATGAAACTTGGTGTCAACAGCGTGCTGTTCGGCGGGTTCGATCTGGAAACCGCCTTCAAATACACCGCCGCGTGCGGATACGACGCGATCGAACTCTCTGCCATCGACGGCATGAGCCAGCACATCGATCTCAACCAGTGGCGTGAGCAGGCACCGGCCATTAAGGACCTGTCCCAGAAATACAACCTGCCCATCACCGCGATGGAGCAGCCGTCGCAGGATCCCGCTCGGATGGAACTGGCATTTAAGGCGGCACAGGCCATCGGCATTCCGATCATCAATTGCGGACCCGGCGGGAAATCCGATGACGAGTCCACTTTCGGGCCGGTTATCGAGTCGTTGAAAAAGCTCGCCGACATGGCGCAGAATCATGGCGTCACACTGTGCGTCAAGGCGCACGTCGGCAGCGTCGTTTACAACACCCCCACCACGCTCCGACTGCTTGAGGCGATTCAGTCGCCGTCGTTCGGTCTGGACATGGACCCCAGCCACATTCACCGCGCCAATGAGAATCCGGTCGAGGCGATCAGTGCGGTCGTCAAGCGGATCAAGCATGTTCATATCCGCGACTGTAAGGGGCGTGAGAAAGGTCCGGGCACGCCGGCTCTTCAGGCCAACGGACGCGGTGACATCGACCTGATTAACTATATCCGGGTGCTGCATCAGTCGGGCTATCAGGGGCCGGTAAATCTCGAAGTCATTGGAGCCAAGCAACTGGAGCTGCCGCTGTGCGTCGCGGTTGCCGCCGAGTCACGCGGTCATATGCAGGCGTGTCTTCAGGCGTGCGGCGCACGGTAG
- a CDS encoding Gfo/Idh/MocA family oxidoreductase has product MARQRVCVIGLGPIGNRHARLHAADPLAELVGVCDRVKDRCDKAAASLGVPGFLDAGKMLDALKPDIVSVATGGVEYGSDHFEPTMQALEAGAHVLCEKPICNEIDKAQKMVAKARAMNRCFGINLNHRFTPAARLAKQWQAEGRLGTLLFMNMAMWIKNPNESSPWFQIKALHPHTVDIMRYFCGDIEQVHCFATKAPGRNIWSTASFNMKFRNGAVGHLTGSYDIERGHPMERCEVAGTKGRLIIDDMWREATLFPAGDPTKLVYTNPIFGGFRDFEDTFTDRLHRFVEQVRNGVSPEQIDGSGADGLAAQQVLAAAIESIEKGTVVKVTTKD; this is encoded by the coding sequence ATGGCTCGACAGCGCGTCTGTGTGATCGGCCTCGGCCCCATCGGTAACCGCCACGCGCGGCTACATGCCGCTGATCCTCTCGCCGAGCTTGTCGGCGTCTGCGATCGCGTCAAGGATCGCTGCGACAAGGCCGCTGCATCACTGGGTGTTCCCGGATTTCTCGATGCCGGAAAAATGCTCGACGCGCTCAAGCCCGACATCGTGAGCGTCGCCACCGGCGGAGTCGAATACGGCAGCGATCACTTCGAGCCGACGATGCAGGCACTCGAAGCAGGCGCCCACGTCCTTTGTGAAAAACCCATCTGCAACGAAATCGACAAAGCTCAGAAGATGGTCGCCAAGGCACGCGCGATGAATCGCTGCTTCGGCATCAACCTTAATCACCGTTTCACACCCGCGGCCCGACTGGCGAAACAATGGCAGGCCGAAGGACGACTCGGCACGTTGCTGTTCATGAATATGGCGATGTGGATTAAAAATCCCAACGAGTCCTCGCCCTGGTTCCAGATCAAAGCCCTCCATCCGCACACCGTGGACATCATGCGGTACTTCTGCGGCGACATCGAGCAGGTTCATTGCTTCGCCACCAAAGCACCGGGAAGAAATATCTGGTCCACCGCATCTTTCAACATGAAATTTCGGAACGGTGCGGTCGGCCACCTCACCGGCAGCTACGACATCGAGCGTGGCCACCCCATGGAGCGATGCGAGGTCGCCGGGACCAAGGGCCGGTTGATTATCGACGACATGTGGCGCGAAGCGACGCTCTTTCCCGCGGGTGATCCGACGAAGCTCGTTTACACCAATCCGATTTTCGGCGGGTTCCGTGATTTTGAAGACACCTTCACTGACCGCCTCCATCGCTTTGTGGAGCAGGTCCGCAACGGCGTCAGCCCCGAACAGATCGACGGCTCAGGTGCCGACGGACTGGCGGCGCAACAGGTTCTGGCGGCGGCGATCGAGTCGATAGAAAAAGGAACGGTCGTTAAGGTAACAACCAAGGATTAG
- a CDS encoding Gfo/Idh/MocA family oxidoreductase, whose amino-acid sequence MPLTIAILGFAHGHIGMYADQWLRWPDEVRLIAGWDHDAARLRTNADKFNLSATESVDAILSRSDLDAVVIGAETSMHADLCEKAAAAGKAIVLQKPMALTLAEAERIIAAVNKAGVKFTIAWQMRVDPQNLKMKNLIAEGVLGRVYQVRRRHCLSTHQWPGFENSWHTSRQLNRGMWADDAAHPIDWMLWMFGEPASVIAEIDTLHNPKVPDDNGVAIFRYPNGLQAEVSCSFTATASENTTEIVGEKGTIIQNYGDAVSCNLPRAADAIGLKWITNAGKEWTDSLIPSPAGHAARIADLARPILDFLRGLRDPIATAREGCTALRMVLASYQAAQLGRRVLLSEIK is encoded by the coding sequence ATGCCCCTGACCATCGCCATCCTCGGCTTCGCCCACGGCCATATCGGCATGTACGCCGACCAGTGGTTGCGTTGGCCTGATGAGGTTCGACTCATCGCAGGCTGGGACCACGACGCAGCACGTCTGCGAACGAATGCGGACAAGTTCAATCTGTCCGCGACGGAATCCGTCGATGCGATTCTTTCACGGAGCGATCTCGATGCGGTCGTCATCGGGGCGGAAACCTCGATGCACGCCGACCTGTGTGAAAAGGCCGCAGCAGCGGGAAAGGCCATCGTCCTCCAGAAGCCGATGGCGTTGACGCTGGCTGAGGCGGAGCGGATCATCGCGGCGGTCAACAAGGCCGGAGTAAAGTTCACCATCGCCTGGCAGATGCGTGTCGATCCGCAGAACCTGAAAATGAAAAACCTGATCGCCGAGGGCGTTCTGGGCCGGGTGTATCAGGTCCGCCGGAGACACTGCCTGAGCACGCACCAGTGGCCGGGTTTTGAAAACTCCTGGCACACCAGCAGGCAGCTCAATCGGGGCATGTGGGCGGATGACGCGGCGCACCCGATCGATTGGATGCTCTGGATGTTCGGCGAACCGGCGAGCGTAATCGCGGAGATCGACACACTCCACAACCCGAAAGTACCCGACGACAACGGCGTGGCGATCTTTCGCTACCCCAATGGACTCCAGGCGGAAGTGTCTTGCTCCTTTACCGCGACGGCTTCCGAAAACACGACCGAAATCGTCGGCGAGAAAGGCACGATCATCCAGAACTACGGCGATGCGGTCAGTTGCAATCTTCCGCGAGCCGCCGACGCCATTGGCCTCAAATGGATTACCAACGCCGGCAAGGAATGGACTGACAGCCTGATTCCCTCCCCCGCCGGCCACGCTGCCCGGATCGCCGATCTGGCGCGACCGATTCTCGATTTTCTCCGGGGACTGCGCGACCCGATCGCCACCGCGCGGGAAGGCTGCACCGCATTACGAATGGTGCTGGCTTCCTATCAGGCCGCCCAACTGGGCCGCCGAGTTTTACTCAGTGAGATCAAATAG